One region of Ornithinibacter aureus genomic DNA includes:
- a CDS encoding FtsX-like permease family protein: MRNGLRQTWAAVRHRRSQSLVLVVVSALVTTCAVFAPLFVRTLEQGLLQAGLQQRDVADTTVVVRAARTAQDPALSPDDLRAVMPEEATRWFDDGVGMTTADTRVTPRDGMQTSPLRLVARQGSCEHVEIVSGSCPTAPGDVLVSAADATAWGWAEGSTFEVADPSAVPATPSDAVAPVALEVTGVYRVVPDPTYWLRTVVDGKSGFLIAEGTNTVAAIDDFLTAQATFDTGWSQASTSVEFPLDRDTVTLATVPQIGDSLQGLERASGNVTVTSPVPDIVDAVVAGRSIVRTLVPLLLAQLALLAVTVLALMAHAAVEQRRPEIALARLRGRSRDGGGRVVMGELALTVALGAPLGVASALAVGDLLRRTVMPPGVPFELRWPVAVAAVVAVLGSLLTVYVVSRPVLREPIGALLRRVPPQASRGPGMLDVVVIVVAALGVAAVLTGDVDGPTALLVPMLLALAVGLLGAAALRRLASRVAERALARGRLSAGLAALSLARRPALRNVLVVVTAAVALATFAANAVVVGAHNRAARAELENGAPAVITTDATSPAALAAAVDGLEPRYRSLATPVVVIRPRDPSAVPTLLARPAELARIGFALPTASLPALTPEVAPSIQLTDGVITGTLTWALEDFRTGDEPVGKAPMSPTGIPGGDLSIDPTPVQIGITVSTPDGELLDRDLAQVPQSSAGTSAVRAPVLCPQGCRLAGLWVRGTDPWAERVAGRVTLSGLSLGGEPLELGGAQRWLPAQGDPGEGTQALSGSGTDLVIDVETTGRRVFSPVADVPSPAPVVLAGTPPADATDDGFTLIGLGGRPIASQAVATVDALPGVTSRGALADLDAQLRVGGAAPPGSLLQVWLATQDPDELRAVERSLAAAGLLVSPPTTVEQAQARYDASATGWGLLLAVFTGLMSLLVAALVVALVAVASWRGVARDLAGLIVAGTPRAVLRAAVRREHLVTVVAGVALGTACAVAGSLLAMPLVPLFDRPAPVPVPDLTPVWWVIAATALMALAVIGGVAVVAARAVLARALPERLRESL, from the coding sequence GTGAGGAACGGGCTGCGGCAGACGTGGGCCGCGGTGCGCCACCGGCGCAGCCAGTCGCTCGTGCTCGTCGTCGTCTCGGCCCTGGTGACGACCTGCGCCGTCTTCGCCCCGCTGTTCGTGCGCACCCTCGAGCAGGGGTTGCTCCAGGCGGGGCTCCAGCAGCGTGACGTCGCCGACACCACCGTCGTCGTGCGGGCGGCGCGCACCGCGCAGGACCCCGCCCTCAGCCCCGACGACCTGCGCGCGGTCATGCCCGAGGAGGCCACCCGGTGGTTCGACGACGGCGTCGGCATGACGACGGCCGACACCAGGGTCACGCCCCGTGACGGGATGCAGACCTCGCCCCTGCGCCTCGTGGCCCGCCAGGGCAGCTGCGAGCACGTCGAGATCGTGTCGGGCTCGTGCCCGACGGCACCCGGCGACGTCCTCGTCTCCGCGGCCGACGCGACCGCGTGGGGGTGGGCCGAGGGTTCGACCTTCGAGGTCGCCGACCCGTCCGCGGTCCCCGCAACCCCATCGGATGCCGTGGCACCGGTCGCGCTGGAGGTCACCGGGGTCTACCGCGTCGTCCCGGACCCCACCTACTGGCTGCGGACGGTGGTCGACGGCAAGTCCGGCTTCCTCATCGCCGAGGGAACCAACACCGTCGCGGCGATCGACGACTTCCTCACTGCTCAGGCCACCTTCGACACCGGCTGGTCGCAGGCCTCGACGTCGGTGGAGTTCCCGCTCGACCGGGACACCGTGACGCTGGCGACGGTGCCGCAGATCGGCGACTCCCTGCAGGGGCTGGAGCGGGCGAGCGGGAACGTCACGGTGACCTCCCCGGTGCCCGACATCGTCGACGCCGTCGTCGCCGGCCGCTCGATCGTGCGCACCCTGGTGCCGTTGCTGCTCGCCCAGCTCGCCCTGCTCGCGGTCACGGTGCTCGCGCTCATGGCCCATGCCGCCGTCGAGCAGCGCCGACCCGAGATCGCCCTTGCGCGGTTGCGCGGGCGCAGTCGTGACGGGGGCGGGCGCGTCGTCATGGGTGAGCTGGCGCTGACGGTGGCGCTGGGTGCCCCGCTCGGGGTCGCGTCGGCCCTTGCGGTCGGTGACCTGCTGCGCCGCACCGTCATGCCACCCGGGGTTCCCTTCGAGCTGCGCTGGCCGGTCGCGGTGGCTGCGGTCGTCGCCGTGCTGGGGTCGCTGCTCACGGTGTACGTCGTGTCCCGCCCGGTCCTTCGCGAGCCCATCGGGGCGCTGTTGCGCCGCGTCCCACCGCAGGCCAGCCGGGGCCCGGGGATGCTCGACGTCGTCGTCATCGTCGTCGCCGCTCTCGGGGTGGCGGCGGTGCTGACCGGCGACGTCGACGGACCCACGGCGCTGCTCGTCCCCATGCTGCTCGCGCTGGCCGTCGGCCTGCTCGGGGCCGCCGCCCTGCGCCGCCTCGCCTCCCGGGTTGCGGAGCGGGCCCTCGCCCGGGGTCGCCTGTCCGCCGGCCTCGCGGCCCTGTCCCTGGCGCGCCGGCCGGCCCTGCGCAACGTCCTCGTCGTCGTCACGGCGGCCGTGGCTCTCGCGACCTTCGCGGCGAACGCCGTGGTCGTCGGGGCGCACAACCGTGCCGCCCGGGCCGAGCTCGAGAACGGCGCCCCGGCAGTCATCACGACCGACGCCACCTCACCCGCCGCACTGGCGGCCGCGGTCGACGGGCTCGAGCCGCGCTACCGGTCGCTCGCCACCCCCGTGGTCGTCATCCGTCCCCGGGACCCCTCGGCCGTACCGACCCTGCTCGCCCGCCCCGCCGAGCTCGCACGCATCGGTTTCGCCCTGCCCACCGCGAGCCTGCCCGCCCTGACGCCCGAGGTGGCGCCGAGCATCCAGCTCACCGACGGCGTCATCACCGGCACGCTCACCTGGGCCCTCGAGGACTTCCGAACCGGCGACGAACCGGTCGGCAAGGCACCGATGTCACCCACCGGCATCCCCGGTGGTGACCTGTCGATCGACCCCACACCGGTGCAGATCGGCATCACCGTGTCGACGCCCGACGGTGAGCTCCTCGACCGTGACCTCGCGCAGGTGCCGCAGTCCTCGGCAGGGACGTCGGCGGTCCGTGCCCCCGTGCTGTGCCCGCAGGGATGCCGTCTGGCCGGGTTGTGGGTGCGCGGCACCGATCCGTGGGCCGAGCGGGTCGCCGGGCGGGTCACGCTCTCCGGTCTCAGCCTCGGTGGCGAGCCCCTCGAGCTCGGCGGCGCGCAGCGGTGGCTGCCGGCCCAGGGTGACCCGGGGGAGGGCACCCAGGCGTTGTCCGGCTCGGGCACCGACCTCGTCATCGACGTCGAGACCACCGGGCGCCGGGTGTTCTCGCCCGTCGCGGACGTGCCGAGCCCGGCCCCCGTGGTGCTCGCCGGCACCCCTCCTGCCGATGCCACCGACGACGGCTTCACCCTCATCGGCCTCGGTGGTCGGCCCATTGCCTCGCAGGCGGTTGCGACGGTCGACGCCCTCCCGGGGGTGACCTCGCGGGGTGCGCTCGCCGACCTCGACGCGCAGCTGCGGGTCGGTGGGGCGGCCCCGCCGGGGTCGCTGCTCCAGGTGTGGCTGGCCACCCAGGACCCCGACGAGCTGCGCGCCGTCGAGCGCTCGCTGGCCGCCGCCGGCCTGCTCGTGAGCCCGCCCACGACCGTGGAGCAGGCGCAGGCCCGCTACGACGCCTCGGCCACCGGGTGGGGCCTGCTGCTCGCGGTGTTCACGGGGCTGATGTCCCTGCTCGTGGCCGCCCTGGTCGTCGCGCTCGTGGCCGTGGCGTCGTGGAGGGGGGTGGCCCGCGACCTCGCCGGTCTCATCGTGGCTGGCACCCCTCGGGCGGTCCTGCGCGCCGCGGTGCGTCGGGAGCACCTCGTGACCGTGGTCGCGGGGGTGGCGCTCGGGACGGCGTGCGCAGTCGCGGGATCGCTGCTGGCGATGCCGCTCGTGCCGTTGTTCGACCGGCCCGCCCCGGTGCCGGTGCCGGACCTCACCCCGGTCTGGTGGGTCATCGCCGCGACTGCGCTGATGGCTCTCGCGGTCATCGGCGGGGTGGCCGTGGTCGCCGCCCGGGCGGTCCTGGCCCGTGCGCTCCCCGAGCGACTGCGGGAGTCACTGTGA
- a CDS encoding GNAT family N-acetyltransferase translates to MSRTSLSDPDPAPGPAPDFATKPTLRGQHVTLRPMTGEDAEAMAQILSDPKVRLLTGSVETTAQAHEPWPLDDTLVQWYSSRPDQDDRLDLAIEDEAGTLVGEVVLNDYDPQERTCNLRVLIGPAGRDRGLGTEAVALTTSYGIRDLGLTRITLEVLDTNPRGRRVYEKVGYRPSGHRDQAAVLDGQDIGALDMSVDADTWPGYPA, encoded by the coding sequence GTGTCCCGCACGTCCCTCAGCGATCCTGACCCCGCTCCCGGCCCCGCGCCCGACTTCGCCACGAAGCCGACGTTGCGCGGCCAGCACGTGACGTTGCGGCCGATGACGGGCGAGGACGCCGAGGCGATGGCGCAGATCCTCTCCGACCCGAAGGTGCGTCTGCTGACCGGCAGCGTCGAGACCACCGCGCAGGCGCACGAGCCCTGGCCCCTCGACGACACGCTCGTGCAGTGGTACTCCTCGCGCCCCGACCAGGACGACCGCCTCGACCTGGCCATCGAGGACGAGGCAGGGACCCTCGTCGGGGAGGTGGTGCTCAACGACTACGACCCGCAGGAACGTACGTGCAACCTGCGCGTCCTCATCGGGCCCGCCGGGCGTGACCGGGGGCTCGGAACCGAAGCCGTCGCGCTCACGACGAGCTACGGCATCCGAGACCTCGGCCTCACCCGCATCACCCTCGAGGTGCTCGACACCAACCCGCGCGGCCGCCGCGTCTACGAGAAGGTCGGATACCGGCCCAGCGGCCACCGGGACCAGGCTGCCGTGCTCGACGGGCAGGACATCGGCGCCCTCGACATGTCGGTCGACGCCGACACCTGGCCCGGGTACCCGGCGTGA
- the meaB gene encoding methylmalonyl Co-A mutase-associated GTPase MeaB — MTPRPVDVPSLVAQARQGRARAVARLISLVEDGHPALREVMRALASDAGRAHVIGVTGSPGVGKSTTTNALVTRYRERGARVGVLAVDPSSPFSGGALLGDRIRMSEHAADPEVFIRSMASRGHLGGLSWAAPQALRVLDAAGCDVVLLETVGVGQSEVEVAATADTTLVLVAPGMGDGIQAAKAGILEVADVLVVNKGDREGADRAVRDLRHAVDLGDRSEPGSWRAPVVRAVATTGDGVDDVVAAIEEHRAWLGSDGLTARRVRRASHEIEGLALATLRARVGGLSGETRLDVLAGEVVAGRSDPYAAADALVRSLT, encoded by the coding sequence ATCACGCCACGTCCCGTCGACGTCCCCTCCCTCGTCGCGCAGGCGAGGCAGGGGCGTGCGCGTGCCGTCGCCCGGCTGATCTCCCTCGTCGAGGACGGCCACCCGGCGCTGCGTGAGGTCATGCGCGCGCTGGCGTCGGATGCCGGTCGCGCCCACGTCATCGGCGTCACCGGGTCGCCGGGCGTCGGCAAGTCGACGACCACCAACGCGCTCGTGACCCGCTACCGCGAGCGGGGCGCCCGGGTCGGGGTGCTCGCCGTCGACCCGTCGTCACCGTTCTCGGGCGGGGCGCTGCTCGGTGACCGGATCCGGATGTCCGAGCACGCCGCCGACCCCGAGGTGTTCATCCGCTCGATGGCCTCCCGGGGTCACCTCGGCGGCCTGTCGTGGGCCGCTCCGCAGGCGCTGCGCGTGTTGGATGCCGCGGGGTGCGACGTCGTGCTCCTCGAGACCGTCGGGGTCGGGCAGTCCGAGGTCGAGGTGGCCGCGACCGCGGACACGACACTCGTCCTCGTCGCACCCGGAATGGGGGACGGCATCCAGGCCGCCAAGGCCGGCATCCTCGAGGTCGCCGACGTCCTCGTCGTCAACAAGGGGGACCGCGAGGGAGCCGACCGGGCCGTGCGGGACCTGCGCCACGCGGTGGACCTCGGCGACCGCTCGGAGCCGGGGTCGTGGCGGGCCCCCGTCGTGCGGGCCGTCGCCACCACCGGCGACGGGGTCGACGACGTCGTCGCCGCCATCGAGGAGCACCGCGCCTGGCTCGGCAGTGACGGGCTCACCGCGCGCCGGGTGCGCCGGGCCTCCCACGAGATCGAAGGGCTGGCCCTGGCGACGCTGCGGGCCAGAGTCGGGGGGTTGTCCGGCGAAACCCGCCTCGACGTGCTCGCGGGTGAGGTCGTCGCGGGCCGCAGCGACCCGTACGCCGCGGCCGATGCGCTGGTGCGCTCCCTCACGTGA
- a CDS encoding acetyl-CoA C-acetyltransferase: MSTDPTVIVAGARTPMGRMSGSLKGFSGSDLGGFAIKGALDKAGVDPQDVDYVIMGQVLYAGEGQIPARQAAVKAGIPMNVPALSINKVCLSGIDAIALADQLIRAGEFEIIVAGGQESMTNAPHLLEKSRDGFKYGNVTLRDHMDHDALSDVFTAQGMGGLTESANHGERAVTREEQDEFAARSHQLAARAWKDGVFDDEVVTVQIPQRKGDPIEFRADEGIRADTTAQSLAGLRPAFAKDGTITAGSASQISDGAAAVVVMRKSKAEELGLTWLAEIGAHGVVAGPDSTLQSQPAEAIKAACAKEDITPADLDLVEINEAFAAVGIVSARELGVAQEQVNPNGGAIALGHPLGMSGARITLHLALELKRRGGGVGAAALCGGGGQGDALIVRVPAQA, encoded by the coding sequence ATGTCCACTGACCCGACCGTCATCGTCGCCGGCGCCCGCACCCCCATGGGGCGGATGAGCGGCTCGCTCAAGGGCTTCAGCGGCTCCGACCTCGGCGGCTTCGCCATCAAGGGCGCCCTCGACAAGGCGGGCGTCGACCCGCAGGACGTCGACTACGTGATCATGGGCCAGGTCCTCTACGCCGGTGAGGGGCAGATCCCCGCGCGCCAGGCGGCGGTCAAGGCCGGCATCCCCATGAACGTCCCGGCGCTGAGCATCAACAAGGTCTGCCTCTCCGGCATCGACGCCATCGCGCTCGCCGACCAGCTCATCCGCGCGGGCGAGTTCGAGATCATCGTCGCCGGCGGCCAGGAGTCGATGACCAACGCGCCGCACCTGCTCGAGAAGAGCCGCGACGGGTTCAAGTACGGCAACGTCACGCTGCGCGACCACATGGACCACGACGCCCTCTCCGACGTGTTCACCGCGCAGGGCATGGGTGGCCTGACCGAGTCGGCCAACCACGGCGAGCGGGCCGTCACCCGCGAGGAGCAGGACGAGTTCGCGGCGCGCAGTCACCAGCTCGCCGCCCGCGCCTGGAAGGACGGCGTCTTCGACGACGAGGTCGTCACCGTGCAGATCCCGCAGCGCAAGGGCGACCCGATCGAGTTCCGCGCCGACGAGGGCATCCGCGCCGACACCACCGCCCAGTCGCTCGCCGGCCTGCGCCCGGCCTTCGCCAAGGACGGCACCATCACCGCCGGCTCCGCCTCCCAGATCTCCGACGGGGCTGCCGCGGTCGTCGTCATGCGCAAGTCCAAGGCCGAGGAGCTGGGCCTGACGTGGCTGGCCGAGATCGGCGCCCACGGCGTCGTCGCCGGCCCGGACTCGACGCTGCAGAGCCAGCCCGCCGAGGCCATCAAGGCGGCCTGCGCCAAGGAGGACATCACGCCCGCCGACCTCGACCTCGTGGAGATCAACGAGGCCTTCGCCGCCGTCGGCATCGTGTCCGCCAGGGAGCTCGGCGTCGCCCAGGAGCAGGTGAACCCCAACGGTGGAGCCATCGCCCTCGGCCACCCCCTCGGCATGTCCGGCGCACGCATCACCCTGCACCTCGCCCTGGAGCTGAAGCGGCGTGGTGGCGGGGTCGGCGCCGCGGCCCTGTGCGGCGGCGGCGGTCAGGGCGACGCCCTCATCGTCCGCGTGCCCGCGCAGGCCTGA
- a CDS encoding helix-turn-helix transcriptional regulator has translation MENKLAELRAQHQLSQAALAELLGVSRQTVISIERGRFDPSLPLAFTIARHFGTTIEDIFHP, from the coding sequence GTGGAGAACAAGCTGGCCGAGCTGCGAGCCCAGCACCAGCTGTCGCAGGCAGCCCTGGCCGAGCTGCTCGGGGTCTCGCGGCAGACCGTGATCTCGATCGAGCGGGGGCGGTTCGACCCGTCACTGCCACTGGCGTTCACGATCGCCCGCCACTTCGGAACCACGATCGAGGACATCTTCCACCCGTAG
- the mce gene encoding methylmalonyl-CoA epimerase: MTALPTDLFTAIDHVGVAVPDLDEAIAFYTSTYGMRMLHEETNEEQGVREAMMAVGDSGSCIQLLAPLTPASTIAKFLDRSGPGIQQLAYRVTDLDAVSATLRERGLRLLYDAPRRGTSNSRVNFIHPKDAGGILVELVELVEPAASAH; this comes from the coding sequence ATGACTGCGCTGCCCACCGACCTGTTCACCGCGATCGACCACGTCGGCGTGGCCGTGCCCGACCTCGACGAGGCCATCGCCTTCTACACCTCGACCTACGGCATGCGGATGCTGCACGAGGAGACCAACGAGGAGCAGGGCGTGCGCGAGGCGATGATGGCCGTCGGCGACTCCGGTTCCTGCATCCAGCTCCTGGCTCCACTCACCCCCGCCTCGACGATCGCGAAGTTCCTCGACCGCAGCGGCCCCGGCATCCAGCAGCTGGCCTACCGCGTCACCGACCTGGATGCCGTGAGCGCCACCCTGCGCGAGCGTGGGCTTCGCCTGCTCTACGACGCGCCCCGGCGCGGCACCAGCAACAGCCGGGTCAACTTCATCCACCCCAAGGATGCAGGTGGCATCCTCGTCGAACTCGTCGAACTCGTCGAGCCCGCCGCGTCAGCCCACTGA